In Stenotrophomonas sp. ASS1, the following proteins share a genomic window:
- a CDS encoding amino acid permease, with protein sequence MPNSIPTASPSRLGHSLKPRQLIMMGLGSAIGAGLFLGSGVGVQAAGPAVLVSYLVAGALVVIVMNALGEMAAAKPTSGAFSVYAADAMGATAGATVGWLWWVQLVIVIAAEAVGAAGLLATVWPAIPVPMAALAFMLFFTAINLLGVKNFGEFEFWFAILKVAAILAFIAIGVALLMGWLPQVTSPGLSNFTEHGGFAPKGLAGIGAALLVVVFAFGGTEIVAVAAAETEDPERSIARAIRTVAWRILVFYIGSLSVIIAVVPWTSEALKSPFAAVLDIARIPGAGTAITLIAVIALLSALNANLYGASRMMYSLAQRREAPAVLGWTDPRQVPVIAVLASVLFGFAATVMELLFPDRVLPVLLNIVGSTCLLVWTLSLVSQLVLRRRADRLGTRLPFRMAGFPWLTCCALAILALIFGLLLSESHTRLQFLSMVALTATIAASSAIARRMREA encoded by the coding sequence ATGCCCAACTCGATTCCGACCGCTTCGCCGTCCCGCCTCGGACATTCGCTCAAGCCCCGCCAGCTGATCATGATGGGTCTGGGCAGCGCCATCGGCGCCGGCCTGTTCCTCGGCTCGGGCGTGGGTGTACAGGCGGCCGGCCCGGCGGTTCTGGTGTCGTATCTGGTCGCTGGTGCGCTGGTGGTCATCGTGATGAACGCACTGGGCGAGATGGCGGCGGCCAAGCCGACCAGTGGCGCGTTCTCGGTCTACGCCGCTGATGCCATGGGAGCTACCGCCGGCGCCACCGTGGGCTGGCTGTGGTGGGTGCAGCTGGTGATCGTGATCGCCGCCGAAGCCGTCGGCGCGGCCGGGCTTCTTGCCACGGTCTGGCCGGCGATACCGGTACCGATGGCGGCGCTGGCCTTCATGCTGTTCTTCACCGCGATCAATCTGCTCGGGGTGAAGAACTTCGGCGAGTTCGAATTCTGGTTCGCCATCCTCAAGGTGGCGGCGATCCTGGCCTTCATCGCCATCGGTGTGGCGCTGCTGATGGGCTGGCTGCCGCAGGTGACCTCGCCGGGCTTGAGCAACTTCACCGAGCATGGCGGCTTCGCGCCGAAGGGGCTGGCCGGCATCGGCGCGGCGCTGCTGGTTGTCGTTTTTGCCTTTGGCGGCACCGAGATCGTAGCCGTCGCTGCGGCCGAAACCGAAGATCCCGAGCGCAGCATTGCCCGTGCCATCCGCACCGTGGCCTGGCGCATCCTGGTGTTCTACATCGGCTCGCTGAGCGTGATCATCGCCGTGGTGCCGTGGACCAGCGAGGCGCTGAAGTCGCCGTTCGCTGCGGTGCTGGATATTGCCCGCATCCCGGGCGCGGGTACGGCCATCACCCTGATCGCCGTGATCGCGCTGCTGTCGGCGCTCAATGCCAACCTCTACGGCGCCTCGCGCATGATGTATTCGCTGGCGCAGCGCCGCGAAGCGCCGGCCGTGTTGGGCTGGACCGATCCGCGCCAGGTGCCGGTGATCGCCGTGCTGGCCAGCGTGCTGTTCGGTTTCGCCGCCACGGTGATGGAGCTGCTGTTCCCGGACCGGGTGCTGCCGGTGCTGCTGAACATCGTCGGTTCCACCTGCCTGCTGGTGTGGACGCTGTCGCTGGTGTCGCAGCTGGTGCTGCGTCGCCGCGCGGATCGCCTGGGTACCCGCCTGCCGTTCCGCATGGCCGGCTTCCCGTGGCTGACCTGCTGCGCGCTGGCGATCCTGGCACTGATCTTCGGCCTGCTGCTGAGCGAGTCGCACACCCGCCTGCAGTTCCTGTCGATGGTGGCACTGACTGCCACGATCGCCGCCAGCAGCGCCATCGCCCGGCGCATGCGCGAGGCGTGA
- a CDS encoding AraC family transcriptional regulator, producing MRVEPADIEALFDAIPDVLFFIKDLQGRYTHVNQTMLRRLGLRARKDVIGRTAAEIYPTGLSADYVDQDARVLSGEVIENLMELHLFANREPGWCLTCKRPLVVDGAIEGLIGISRDLGQKDSLGTQYEQLRLALAHLNAHYAENVRMQTLLDITGFSLSKLERSFRKVFQMTPQQVLTRLRIQMAMHLLHGDDSIACIGQACGFSDQSAFTRKFKAETGFSPRAYRARIGGNVGEPALA from the coding sequence ATGCGAGTCGAGCCCGCCGACATCGAAGCCCTGTTCGACGCCATCCCGGATGTGCTGTTCTTCATCAAGGACCTTCAGGGGCGTTACACCCACGTCAACCAGACCATGCTGCGGCGGCTGGGTCTGCGCGCGCGCAAGGACGTGATCGGACGTACCGCGGCCGAGATCTACCCGACCGGCCTCAGTGCGGACTACGTCGACCAGGACGCCCGCGTGCTGTCCGGTGAGGTGATCGAGAACCTGATGGAGCTCCACCTGTTCGCCAACCGTGAACCGGGCTGGTGCCTGACCTGCAAGCGCCCGCTGGTGGTCGATGGGGCCATCGAGGGCCTGATCGGCATATCCCGCGACCTCGGCCAGAAGGACAGCCTGGGCACCCAATACGAGCAGCTGCGGCTGGCCCTGGCCCACCTCAATGCGCACTACGCCGAGAACGTGCGCATGCAGACCCTGCTGGACATCACCGGCTTCTCGCTGTCGAAGCTGGAGCGCAGCTTCCGCAAGGTGTTCCAGATGACCCCGCAGCAGGTGCTGACCCGGCTGCGGATCCAGATGGCCATGCACCTGCTGCACGGTGACGACAGCATCGCCTGCATCGGCCAGGCCTGCGGTTTCAGCGACCAGAGCGCCTTTACCCGCAAGTTCAAGGCTGAAACCGGTTTCTCGCCGCGCGCCTACCGGGCCCGTATTGGTGGCAACGTCGGCGAGCCGGCGCTGGCCTGA
- a CDS encoding VOC family protein produces MLRSRPFLMFTGQAEAALALYAEAFADFRLLAMQRHPDGAGAGVPGQVRQAIFLLGGTHYLCFDSLDVHDFTFSPSISLFVECSGAEQFERAARVLGEGGHWLMPVGDYDFSNRYGWVQDRFGVSWQLSLGQMPDP; encoded by the coding sequence ATGCTGCGCAGCCGCCCCTTCCTGATGTTCACCGGCCAGGCCGAAGCGGCCCTGGCTCTGTATGCCGAGGCCTTCGCCGATTTCCGCCTGCTGGCAATGCAGCGCCATCCGGACGGCGCCGGTGCCGGCGTGCCCGGGCAGGTCCGCCAGGCCATCTTCCTGCTCGGTGGAACCCACTACCTGTGCTTCGACAGCCTGGACGTGCACGATTTCACCTTCTCACCGTCGATCTCGCTGTTCGTGGAGTGCTCCGGCGCCGAGCAGTTCGAGCGTGCCGCACGCGTGCTGGGTGAGGGCGGCCATTGGTTGATGCCGGTGGGTGACTACGATTTCAGCAACCGCTACGGCTGGGTGCAGGACCGCTTCGGTGTCTCGTGGCAGTTGAGCCTGGGGCAGATGCCGGATCCGTGA